One genomic window of Bactrocera dorsalis isolate Fly_Bdor chromosome 4, ASM2337382v1, whole genome shotgun sequence includes the following:
- the LOC105234057 gene encoding active breakpoint cluster region-related protein isoform X3, with amino-acid sequence MSSFKEKFKLWTRGKSSLNLREASNDNKDKNNRYSLNTDNKYVEGVSGSSINTGSISKINSGSAETGAGSTKNTSGKQSFEQEDKDMGTEKDARQQNENGALHKCINELAASFGTNSTTSDNDANRHLPLEDIEESEIAPSAETVQKPLKTNAQKASHFVTVIEVKESKTNMDADLDSGLEGSESVQSTTTPTLSSFERKTSTKVEPTAPPLSPALTSPSMSASSYAAHADNKKKMPPRPPPKNIRRVEPPTIPGQLSSSPKRDTPYIGSSMPLPSASGNLSSSDSPGNSLERNLKPSAILRQKSPESMEGKALTSNRKTTSDLGKFNPPDLMEELGRKVGKSESLEKTKRSDMAITQSPTGSLGRTVSIQNRNVTGGRTSGTAVGVSPTGSLSKPSKLAVADSSSTNSLEKKSHYSLQAADAENSQTQVVGSKESLASQGISEIIKSYESVSSLGSDCAKVAVDNEPYYDTVPLDNGEGEYVYIKPGGNGSSSSRDDLSTPGSTLPIGSATHLSSQASVTDPESPGRSSNYVNIDYFLHQSNETRSSSLDSDGEYEGPPIMRTISHDEQNSQTPSALRKNLVSAILVSGNARGAKIRSILSSIIQSETIYVECLNKMIQYKRAIHATLGTSQPVIKEEEENTIFFKIDELYDVHTQFLNDLKTIAAHEGGDVLIGEPFKRLADSFNLYSAFLHNYGQAIDTVKKCSANNPQFKQIVSTIVVNLHTEQSLTLEDLLHKPVARVQINALVFNDLLRETPPNHPDHQPLRQAQKTIHLFLKQFNVVNQRLSTESNKNLRRMVKNSFIVELVDGHRKLRHLFLFNDVIACAKYKASGRDRIDYELKWFIPLKDVVVFEEADASADLKESSPANILQLKTQACTVRDQLLLEEKDDKGRKSNGLRSGDKYRRKLADLESQLVLASPNLVFRIANKATNKTITFFLSSDFERTQWIESILSLKQTCNIPGANTINALEVHAFIVAMQKGMKTEMGSYLMRNTNDESLLVGDLHMTVHGLTGLDQPADLYICIEVDSYGHYFRKATTKMVCRSLSPLWNESFVLELEGSQNVRILLYEAHERPKLRAKHVLKLSRSWLQETPLPRILKLGETITLNTTLRFVPGEVTLRRVPTSKPGALFGAKMSQILKREKRDIPFIISACIREVERRGMSEVGIYRVSGSASDLAKLKKSFETNAYEAEQLLKDVDIHSVTGILKSYLRELPEALFTDALYPKFFETFSAFSNNNETARINELIKVFEELPQANKASINHILDHLIRVHHQEADNKMSLHNLAMVFGPTLLRPGQTQAKQKDLLASSTVDVMAQAGILYCFLQARIKKD; translated from the exons TGAGGGTGTCAGCGGCAGTAGTATCAACACTGGTAGCATTTCCAAAATCAACTCGGGATCTGCTGAAACCGGTGCCGGCAGCACCAAAAATACCAGTGGAAAACAAAGTTTTGAACAAGAAGACAAAGATATGGGCACTGAAAAGGATGCTCGTCAGCAAAACGAGAATGGTGCActacataaatgtataaatgaGTTGGCTGCTTCGTTTGGAACAAATTCTACAACTAGCGATAATGACGCGAATCGTCACTTACCATTGGAAGATATTGAAGAATCTGAAATAGCACCTTCTGCAGAAACTGTACAGAAACCATTAAAAACAAATGCACAGAAGGCATCACACTTTGTCACTGTAATCGAGGTGAAAGAGAGCAAAACGAATATGGATGCCGACTTGGATAGTGGACTGGAAGGAAGTGAGTCAGTGCAGAGCACAACGACTCCAACTCTGAGTAGTTTCGAACGTAAAACTTCAACCAAAGTTGAACCGACAGCGCCACCATTATCCCCTGCATTAACATCGCCTTCAATGTCAGCTTCTTCGTATGCAGCACATGCcgacaataaaaagaaaatgccGCCAAG aCCGCCTCCCAAGAATATCCGACGCGTCGAGCCACCCACAATACCTGGTCAACTTTCGTCGTCTCCAAAACGCGATACACCTTATATTGGTAGCAGTATGCCCTTACCTAGCGCATCTGGCAATTTGTCTTCATCTGATAGTCCTGGTAATTCACTTGAACGCAATTTAAAACCATCAGCCATTTTGCGGCAAAAATCACCAGAATCTATGGAAGGTAAGGCGCTTACATCCAACAGGAAAACGACATCGGATTTGGGGAAATTTAATCCACCTGATTTGATGGAAGAATTGGGACGTAAAGTTGGCAAATCGGAAAGCCTTGAAAAAACGAAGCGGTCGGATATGGCAATAACACAAAGCCCTACTGGCAGTTTGGGACGAACAGTTTCTATACAAAACCGAAACGTTACAGGTGGTCGTACCAGTGGCACTGCGGTGGGTGTATCACCCACCGGAAGCTTGAGTAAACCTTCAAAGCTAGCTGTAGCAGATAGTTCTTCAACAAATAGCTTGGAAAAGAAATCACATTATTCACTTCAAGCGGCTGACGCAGAAAATAGCCAAACTCAAGTTGTGGGCTCAAAGGAATCCCTAGCATCACAAGGCATATCTGAAATT ATTAAAAGCTACGAATCAGTTTCATCTTTGGGCTCTGATTGTGCAAAGGTTGCAGTGGACAATGAACCGTATTATGACACAGTACCGCTGGATAACGGCGAAGGTGAATATGTTTACATCAAACCAGGCGGCAACGGTTCATCGTCTAGTCGCGATGACCTCTCCACACCAGGCAGTACGCTTCCAATCGGTTCTGCTACACACCTAAGCAGTCAAGCGAGTGTGACAGACCCTGAATCACCTGGACGCAGCTCAAATTATGTGAACATTGATTATTTTCTGCA TCAAAGCAATGAAACACGTTCAAGCTCTTTGGACAGCGATGGAGAGTACGAGGGGCCACCAATAATGCGAACTATTTCTCACGACGAGCAAAATTCCCAAACCCCTAGTGCTTTACGCAAG AATTTAGTTTCAGCAATACTA GTCTCTGGCAACGCACGAGGCGCTAAAATACGCTCTATATTGAGTAGTATTATACAAAGTGAAACCATATACGTGGAATGCCTCAACAAAATGATACAG TATAAGAGAGCAATTCATGCCACACTGGGTACATCACAGCCTGTGATCAAGGAGGAAGAGGAGAAtacgatattttttaaaatcgacgaacTTTATGATGTGCACACACAATTTCTAAACGATTTGAAAACGATAGCGGCGCACGAAGGAGGAGACGTACTTATTGGTGAACCCTTCAAACGTCTCGCAGACAGTTTTAACTTGTATAGTGCTTTCCTGCACAACTACGGCCAGGCAATTGATACAGTGAAGAAGTGCAGCGCAAATAATCCACAATTCAAACAAATTGTCTCAACGATTGTCGTGAATTTACATACCGAACAGTCGCTTACCCTGGAGGATTTGTTGCATAAGCCCGTGGCGCGTGTACAAATCAATGCTTTAGTTTTCAATGACTTGTTGCGCGAAACACCACCCAATCATCCGGATCATCAGCCATTGCGACAGGCACAGAAGACCATACACTTGTTCTTGAAGCAGTTCAATGTGGTGAATCAGCGTTTGTCTACCGAATCGAATAAAAATCTGAGACGCATGGTGAAGAATTCGTTCATTGTTGAACTAGTGGATGGGCATCGTAAGTTGCGGCATCTCTTCTTGTTCAATGATGTGATCGCATGTGCCAAGTACAAGGCATCCGGACGTGACCGAATAGACTATGAGCTGAAGTGGTTTATACCGCTGAAAGATGTTGTGGTGTTCGAAGAGGCAGACGCCAGTGCTGACCTCAAAGAATCTAGTCCTGCAAATATATTGCAACTGAAAACGCAAGCGTGCACAGTACGTGATCAATTATTGCtcgaagagaaggacgataaAGGACGAAAGTCCAATGGTTTGCGTTCGGGTGATAAATATCGCCGCAAATTGGCTGACTTAGAGTCGCAGCTGGTATTGGCCTCGCCGAATTTAGTCTTCCGCATTGCCAATAAAGCAaccaataaaacaataacatttttcTTGAGTTCTGATTTCGAGCGCACGCAGTGGATTGAATCTATACTGTCGCTGAAG CAAACCTGCAACATACCTGGAGCGAACACAATAAACGCTTTGGAGGTGCACGCTTTTATCGTTGCCATGCAGAAAGGTATGAAGACTGAAATGGGTTCATATCTGATGCGAAATACCAATGACGAGAGTCTACTAGTTGGTGATCTGCATATGACAGTGCACGGACTGACGGGTCTTGACCAGCCTGCCGATTTGTACATTTGCATAGAAGTGGATTCGTATGGCCACTATTTCCGCAAAGCCACCACGAAAATGGTGTGTCGTAGCCTGAGCCCACTTTGGAATGAAAGTTTTGTATTAGAGCTTGAGGGCAGCCAGAATGTACGAATTTTGTTGTATGAAGCGCATGAACGTCCTAAGTTACGAGCCAAGCACGTCTTAAAA CTTAGTCGTAGTTGGTTGCAGGAAACGCCATTGCCGCGTATACTAAAACTTGGCGAGACCATAACGCTGAATACCACACTGCGATTTGTACCCGGCGAAGTGACTTTACGACGTGTGCCAACTTCAAAGCCGGGTGCGCTCTTTGGTGCCAAAATGAGTCAAATTTTAAA GCGTGAGAAGCGAGACATTCCATTCATTATCAGTGCCTGCATCCGTGAAGTAGAACGACGCGGCATGTCTGAAGTGGGCATTTATCGCGTGAGTGGCTCCGCTTCCGATTTGGCCAAATTGAAGAAGTCTTTCGAAACCA ATGCCTATGAGGCCGAACAGCTGCTGAAAGATGTGGATATACACTCAGTTACGGGTATTTTGAAGTCATATCTGCGAGAGTTACCCGAGGCATTATTTACCGATGCTCTCTAtccgaaattttttgaaacgtTCAGCGctttcagcaacaacaacgagacAGCGCGTATAAATGAACTCATAAAAGTATTTGAAGAACTGCCACAGGCGAATAAAGCATCTATAAATCATATATTGGATCACTTAATTCG GGTACATCATCAGGAGGCCGACAACAAAATGTCCCTGCACAATTTAGCTATGGTCTTCGGTCCAACGTTACTGCGGCCCGGTCAAACGCAAGCTAAACAGAAAGACTTGCTAGCCTCCAGTACCGTAGATGTCATGGCCCAAGCAGGCATACTCTATTGCTTCCTGCAGGCGCGTATTAAAAAGGATTAA